The stretch of DNA TTACAGGTGCCAGCAATTTGTTGGAGAATAGGGAACCGGGTGAAATTCCCGGACGGACCCGCCACTGTATTGGGGAGCAATTGTCATTACCACTCCTTTGGGGGGAAGGGACAAAGTTGCAATGAGCCTGAGTCAGGAGACCTGCCTGTAAACATACGTTGTCGGCTTCGCGAAGATAAGCCGGCAGTTGTGAGGATGATGGTAAAATCCGCACCCATTTGGGATGCGGATTTTTTGCATTTATTATGAAGATAGAGGCGGGTGTGATATATATGGAATCTCTACTGGCATTACAGTTTTTAACCAGGATTCCCGTTACCATTGCCCGTATAGGGGATGATCGGATTATGGCGCGTTCCATGTCCTATTTCTCCGCCGGCATTGATGTTTTTGAAACTCTTAGAAGAAATGGGCTTTCTTTGAAGACACTACCGGAAAAAGATGATTATGTAAAATATTACGCTATATTGTTATTGGAGTGACGCAGGTGAAAGTACTTTTGGTCCAAACGCCATCCGTTGAAAGTATAAATTCCGAGCGCGTATATCCCATAGGCATTGTAACCTTGGGAACCCATCTCATCCAGGCAGGGCACCGGGTGGTGTTGCTGGACATGAACCTGGAAGCCGATGCATACGGGGCTTTAAAGAATAAGCTGCTGACAGAGCAACCGGACGTCGTAGGATTGTCTTTAAGAAATATTGACCCTTTGGCAAATAAGACCAGCTCCCTGATACCGCCTTTTATTATTACCGTGCGCATGGTGCATACGATTTTACCCAATACGCTCATTATAGTGGGTGGAACCGGTTTTTCGCTGTTTCCCAAGCGCATTATGCAGGAATTGCCGGAAATCCGGTATGGCATAAAAGGGGAAGCAGAATATGGTTTCCCAAAGCTATTAAAGGATTTGGAACAGCCGGGAGAAATTCCGGGCTTATGTTACCGGGAAAAAGGTCAAGTAGTGGTTAGTCCGGTAGTCTCAGATTTTACCTTTGAAGACTATCTTGTACCCAACCGGGATTTACTGCCTCCGGACTTGTATCGGGGTATCAATGACTATGTACCGGCTTTTGGCATTGAAACCAAAAGAGGCTGTCCTTTAAACTGTGCTTACTGCGTTTACCCCCAGCTTCAAGGTAAAAGCATGCGTTGCCGCAAGCCTGCGGAAGTGGTCGACGAGATGGAAATGCTTCAAGCCAGATACGGCCTTCGGGATTTTCATTTCAATGATCCTGTGGTCAAT from Desulfoscipio gibsoniae DSM 7213 encodes:
- the bzaD gene encoding B12 lower ligand biosynthesis radical SAM protein BzaD, whose amino-acid sequence is MKVLLVQTPSVESINSERVYPIGIVTLGTHLIQAGHRVVLLDMNLEADAYGALKNKLLTEQPDVVGLSLRNIDPLANKTSSLIPPFIITVRMVHTILPNTLIIVGGTGFSLFPKRIMQELPEIRYGIKGEAEYGFPKLLKDLEQPGEIPGLCYREKGQVVVSPVVSDFTFEDYLVPNRDLLPPDLYRGINDYVPAFGIETKRGCPLNCAYCVYPQLQGKSMRCRKPAEVVDEMEMLQARYGLRDFHFNDPVVNLPVGHLEEICEEILRRKLQVTWTGFFRENVLDLEKVKLYEKSGCSCFSFSPDGFCQASLNVLQKNLKVSDIIKAAELTAKTEVVVIYHFMTNVPGENTETIERSKALIDQLYAIHTPKRNLGAIVLNNIRIMPGTPIEAIARSQGEIDADTDLLYPVYYNPKKYATLRYALETYHMTKNVFMWQKMEV